Below is a genomic region from Mesorhizobium sp..
CATCTTCTCGATCTGGCTGCTCTATCACGAATTGCGAGGCGTCTCTTTCGAGGAGATGAAAACCAGCTTCGCACGGATTTCGCTGCACAGCTGGCTGCTGGCGGTCCTCTCCACCTTCGTGGCCTACGGCGCACTCGCCGGATACGACAACATCGCCCTCAAATATCTGAACCGGAAGGTGCCGTGGCTGTTCATCACCATCGGCTCCTTCACCACCTATGCGATCTCTCACAATATCGGGGCTTCGGTGCTGTCCGGCGCGGTCGTGCGCTACCGGGCCTATGCGTCCAAGGGACTGACCATGGCGGAGGTCGGCGTTCTGGTCGCCTTCTGCTCCTTCACCTTTGCCATCGGGGTGCTGTTCCTGACCGGGCTCGTCTTCGTCATCGAGCCGGAGATCGTCGACAGGTTCGTCGACATCCTGCCGACCGATTTCTCGCGCGGAACGGGCTACCTGCTGCTCGCGGTCATCGGGCTCTATGTCGCCGGAAGCCTGTTCAGGCTGCCGCCGCTGACGATCCGCGGTTTTGAGCTGCGCTATCCGTCGCTGCCGATCGTTGCACGGCAACTCATCATCGGCCCGATCGAGATCATCGGCGCGGCAGGCATCGTCTACTTCGCGCTGCCGGAAGCCGGAAACCCCGGCTACCTCGTCATTCTCGGCATCTTCCTGATCTCGTTCTCGGTGGCGCTGCTGTCGCACGCCCCGGGAGGACTCGGCGTGCTCGAACTTGTCTTCGTGCATGCGCTGTCCGAAATGGATCCCGCCGACGTGATCGCCGCGCTGGTCGTGTTCCGGCTGCTCTACCTGATCGTGCCGTTCATGATCGCGATCGTGGTGATCCTCGCCTTCGAGCATTCCCGCCTGGGGCGGGACTGACAAGACCGGACGAGGTCAGCGCTTCGCCCAGAGCACCTTGTAGGTCTGGTCGCGGACGAGTTCGCCGGACTGCCGGAAACCGGCCGACAGAGCCGCCTCGTAGGGCAGCCCGCGATTGGCGACCATGAAGAGGCGGCCGCTGGGCTTCAGCGCGGCGCTCGCGGCGCGGATCATCGCGTGGCCGATGCCCGGCTCCGCCGCCCGGCCCTGATGGAAGGGCGGGTTCATGACGATCGCATCGAATGTGCGAGGAACGGGTTCGCCGGCCAGATCGGTCCAATGGTAGCCGACCGGCACGCGCGCCTCGGCTAGATTGGTCTTCGCCGCTTCCAGCGACGCGAAGTCAGCCTCGAACACGTCGAGCGAGGCGACGCCCGCGCATCGTTCCAGGACTTCGGCGGCCAGATAGCCCCAGCCGGCGCAGAAATCCGCCACGGCGCCCGAGAGATCGGCCGGGATGTGCTGCGCCAAGAGCCGCGAGCCGGCATCGATGCGGTCATGGGAGAACATGCCGGGCGTCGCGCGGTAGCGGCCGCCGATCAGCGCCTCGCGATGCGGCGCCTCGAGCATCGTCGCCAGCGAGCGGGCATCAGCCGGCTTCTCGAACCAGAAAGCCTGGCCATGGAACTTGGACAGGCTTCCCCCCAAAGGGGTCAGAGCCTCCAGCCGCTTGCGCAGGCTGGCGATGCCGTCGTCCTTGCTGCCGGCCACGAGGATGACGGCCGCAGGTGAACCGCGCCGCATCGCCTCGACGATCAGGATCTCGTTCAGCCCCTTGTGCTTGCCCGCCAGGACGAGAACGAGACCATACCCCTCCCCTTCCGGCTCGGGCACGACCTTATGCTTGCCGGCCTTCAGCTTCAGGAAATCCGGCCTGAACCCCTGCACCAGCGTCAGGTCGGCGCCAAAG
It encodes:
- a CDS encoding YbhN family protein, with translation MKLRKFFWPIVGSAAVIFSIWLLYHELRGVSFEEMKTSFARISLHSWLLAVLSTFVAYGALAGYDNIALKYLNRKVPWLFITIGSFTTYAISHNIGASVLSGAVVRYRAYASKGLTMAEVGVLVAFCSFTFAIGVLFLTGLVFVIEPEIVDRFVDILPTDFSRGTGYLLLAVIGLYVAGSLFRLPPLTIRGFELRYPSLPIVARQLIIGPIEIIGAAGIVYFALPEAGNPGYLVILGIFLISFSVALLSHAPGGLGVLELVFVHALSEMDPADVIAALVVFRLLYLIVPFMIAIVVILAFEHSRLGRD
- a CDS encoding class I SAM-dependent methyltransferase translates to MAAGDDAQRTLFHPFETGDLDPPGKGARVLFLGAQPGFRLPDGFGADLTLVQGFRPDFLKLKAGKHKVVPEPEGEGYGLVLVLAGKHKGLNEILIVEAMRRGSPAAVILVAGSKDDGIASLRKRLEALTPLGGSLSKFHGQAFWFEKPADARSLATMLEAPHREALIGGRYRATPGMFSHDRIDAGSRLLAQHIPADLSGAVADFCAGWGYLAAEVLERCAGVASLDVFEADFASLEAAKTNLAEARVPVGYHWTDLAGEPVPRTFDAIVMNPPFHQGRAAEPGIGHAMIRAASAALKPSGRLFMVANRGLPYEAALSAGFRQSGELVRDQTYKVLWAKR